In a single window of the Dinghuibacter silviterrae genome:
- a CDS encoding transglutaminase-like domain-containing protein: MKKLLTLAVCALLFVRTIAQNQTPDAQGFAQAAALKKLSKKAKFGASLITQSITFSTAKGVQGTPVVTALEKGEVDLASITNKVDMGHLIYYNQFVRVKDYDFQIWYGNNFRNQRYQPVKMSLSGDDIYLDDNYGEFYGFEADGSGQRCRFHYALEYSDVKYLTRFFFHSGYPVKEHSISFTVPSWLKLDIQEENFAGYKIKKDVRREKDQITYTYTATDLPGIKEEPSSLARPYFLPHLVVTARTYTVNQKTYNGFKTLADLYAWDDYLYKKCDNNTSTLTPLVHKLTAGLTSDQDKVKALYYWVQDNIRYVAFEEGYAGFVPMTAQDVYKNKYGDCKGMANLLTQMLKIAGYDAHFAWIGTRDIPYDFGTVQSLCVANHAICVLYMGGQTYFLDGTQKYAPLGVNAYRIQGKSVLVENGDNFKLDTVPSATAESNIVLTKADLHLVGDSIVGHVTMTFNGESKNIFHNIYHGIPSDEKQDFVKSLVELGDPNAEATGIKTSDFQNRDIPIVIQGDVVLANQVTNVDKTCYMGIDFFPGSIARFIPGEERQTPIDIDGTLLSKDEISLELPSGAKPRYLPPVFTAAFQGDSIHADYLMKGHTVLLSKQLQIASPVINVSDFTAWKQFLDDIRKFDRNNISVNL, from the coding sequence ATGAAAAAGCTGCTTACGCTCGCTGTCTGCGCCCTGCTTTTTGTTCGCACGATTGCTCAAAATCAAACTCCTGATGCTCAAGGTTTTGCACAAGCTGCAGCCTTGAAAAAGTTGAGCAAAAAAGCCAAATTCGGCGCCTCCCTCATCACCCAATCCATTACTTTTTCCACCGCCAAAGGCGTCCAGGGAACCCCTGTCGTGACCGCCCTGGAAAAGGGAGAAGTCGACCTGGCCTCGATCACCAACAAGGTGGACATGGGGCACCTCATCTACTACAACCAGTTCGTTAGGGTCAAGGACTACGACTTCCAGATCTGGTACGGGAACAACTTCCGCAACCAGCGCTACCAGCCGGTGAAGATGTCCCTCTCCGGTGACGACATCTACTTAGACGACAACTATGGCGAGTTTTACGGCTTCGAGGCGGACGGCTCCGGTCAGCGCTGCCGGTTTCACTATGCCCTTGAATACAGCGACGTCAAATACCTCACCCGCTTCTTTTTCCACTCCGGTTATCCCGTAAAGGAACACAGCATCAGCTTCACGGTACCTTCCTGGCTGAAACTGGACATCCAGGAAGAAAACTTCGCCGGGTATAAGATCAAAAAAGACGTACGCCGCGAAAAGGATCAAATTACCTATACCTACACGGCCACCGACCTCCCGGGGATCAAAGAAGAGCCGTCCAGCCTGGCGCGGCCTTATTTCCTCCCGCACCTGGTCGTTACCGCGCGGACCTATACCGTCAATCAGAAGACGTACAACGGGTTTAAGACGCTCGCCGATCTGTATGCGTGGGATGATTACCTGTATAAGAAGTGCGACAACAATACCTCCACGCTTACGCCCTTGGTGCACAAGCTGACGGCCGGCCTGACATCGGACCAGGACAAGGTCAAGGCCCTCTATTACTGGGTCCAGGACAACATCCGCTACGTCGCCTTTGAAGAAGGCTACGCCGGTTTTGTCCCCATGACCGCGCAGGATGTGTATAAGAACAAATACGGGGATTGCAAGGGCATGGCCAACCTGCTGACGCAAATGCTCAAGATCGCGGGATATGACGCCCATTTTGCCTGGATCGGTACCCGGGACATCCCCTACGATTTTGGGACCGTCCAGTCCCTTTGCGTGGCCAACCACGCGATATGCGTGTTGTATATGGGTGGTCAAACATACTTTCTCGACGGCACCCAGAAGTACGCACCCCTCGGCGTAAATGCCTATCGCATCCAGGGCAAGTCCGTCCTTGTCGAAAACGGGGACAACTTTAAACTGGACACCGTGCCCTCCGCCACCGCAGAGAGCAACATCGTCCTTACCAAGGCCGATCTTCACCTCGTGGGCGATTCCATCGTAGGCCACGTGACCATGACCTTTAACGGCGAGTCCAAAAACATTTTCCACAACATCTACCACGGCATCCCCTCAGACGAGAAACAGGATTTTGTCAAAAGTCTTGTCGAGCTCGGCGACCCCAACGCGGAAGCCACGGGGATCAAGACCTCCGATTTCCAGAACCGGGACATCCCCATCGTCATCCAGGGCGACGTTGTCCTGGCCAACCAGGTCACCAACGTAGACAAAACCTGTTATATGGGCATTGACTTTTTCCCCGGCTCCATCGCCCGGTTTATCCCCGGCGAAGAACGCCAGACGCCCATCGACATCGACGGGACGCTGCTGAGCAAGGACGAGATTTCGCTGGAGCTTCCCTCCGGCGCCAAACCCCGGTACCTTCCACCGGTCTTTACGGCGGCGTTCCAGGGGGATTCCATACACGCGGATTACCTCATGAAGGGACACACCGTTCTCCTGTCAAAACAGCTCCAGATCGCCTCTCCCGTCATCAACGTGTCCGACTTTACCGCCTGGAAACAGTTTTTGGATGACATACGGAAATTTGACAGGAATAATATATCCGTCAACCTCTAA
- a CDS encoding sensor histidine kinase, giving the protein MAVQVKPDIKLLLVDDREDNLFAIEAILEPDGYNLYKARSGRAALRILLKEVDFTLILMDVQMPELNGFETATLIYQREVLRHIPIIFITANDYPDETMFTGYRMGGVDYIKKPINPDLLRTKVSVFVDLYRKNHLLRQQEQHLIQLNQQLTENIHQLRVTNEELERFAYAASHDLQEPLRKIMLFSERLVSRTRELDTEGKGYIDKITRAASRMQVLIKNILEFSRSAADSNVFEETDLTNLVEGLVSDLEVSIEQKNATVTVAPLPILKVIPTQIRQLFQNLLINALKFSRDDPPPFIRVFARIDGDVCEVCVQDNGIGFEQKYADKIFSLFSRLHSYDQFEGTGIGLAICKKIAEKHGGRIDAYSEPGKGATFVVGLPTLHREIPVESVS; this is encoded by the coding sequence ATGGCTGTACAAGTAAAACCCGACATCAAACTGCTCCTCGTTGACGACCGCGAAGACAATCTTTTTGCCATAGAGGCGATCCTCGAACCCGACGGATATAACCTCTATAAGGCCAGAAGCGGGCGGGCCGCCCTTCGTATCCTATTGAAAGAGGTGGACTTCACGTTGATCCTCATGGACGTGCAGATGCCCGAGCTGAACGGCTTCGAGACCGCTACCCTGATCTATCAAAGGGAAGTGCTCCGGCATATCCCTATCATCTTTATCACGGCCAACGACTACCCTGATGAGACCATGTTTACAGGGTACCGCATGGGGGGCGTCGACTATATCAAAAAACCCATCAACCCGGACCTGCTGCGCACCAAGGTCAGCGTTTTTGTGGACCTGTACCGGAAAAACCACCTGCTTCGTCAACAGGAGCAACACCTTATCCAGCTCAACCAGCAATTGACGGAGAACATCCACCAGCTCCGGGTGACCAACGAGGAATTGGAGCGCTTTGCGTACGCCGCCAGCCACGACCTCCAGGAACCCCTGCGGAAGATCATGCTCTTCAGCGAACGCCTGGTCTCCCGGACCCGGGAACTGGACACCGAAGGCAAGGGGTATATCGACAAGATTACCCGGGCCGCCTCCCGGATGCAGGTCCTGATCAAAAATATCCTGGAGTTTTCGCGCTCCGCGGCGGACTCCAACGTCTTTGAAGAGACCGACCTCACGAACCTGGTGGAGGGGCTCGTCAGCGACCTTGAGGTCTCGATCGAGCAAAAGAACGCCACCGTTACCGTGGCCCCCCTGCCCATCCTGAAAGTGATACCGACCCAGATCCGCCAGCTTTTTCAAAACCTGCTCATCAACGCCCTCAAGTTCAGCCGGGACGATCCGCCCCCTTTTATCCGGGTCTTTGCCCGCATAGACGGGGATGTCTGCGAGGTCTGTGTCCAGGACAATGGGATCGGTTTCGAGCAGAAATACGCCGACAAGATCTTTTCCCTGTTTAGCCGTCTCCACAGCTATGACCAGTTCGAGGGGACGGGGATCGGCCTGGCCATCTGCAAAAAGATCGCGGAAAAACACGGGGGACGCATCGACGCCTACAGCGAACCGGGCAAAGGCGCCACTTTTGTCGTAGGTTTACCCACCTTGCACCGGGAAATTCCGGTGGAAAGTGTATCTTAG
- a CDS encoding HAMP domain-containing protein translates to MSLTNAPTYVDQPQDLDKELLRVLLEVRNGNFQARMPIDEVGTRGKIYDALNDIIEMNERMTEEFMKASNTIGKEGKLTHRIDVPYSKGSWRQGVDSLNTLISDLVHPTIEIAGVISSVAKGDLGQQMPLEIGDHVLQGEFSRIAREVNDMVKQLNLFSREVTRVAREVGSEGKLGGQATVDGVGGVWKDLTDSVNLMAGNLTAQVRNIAEVTTAVAKGDLSKKITVDVKGEILELKNTINTMVDQLNSFSSEVTRVAREVGSEGRLGGQANVPGVGGTWKDLTDSVNIMAGNLTAQVRNIAEVTTAVARGDLSRKITVDVKGEILELKDTINTMVDQLNSFSSEVTRVATEVGSEGKLGGQAKVTGVGGVWKDLTESVNQMASNLTAQVRNIAEVTTAVARGDLSRKITVNVEGEILELKNTINTMVDQLNSFASEVTRVALEVGTDGKLGGQAKVRGVGGTWKDLTESVNQMASNLTAQVRNIAEVTTAVAKGDLSRKITVDVKGEILELKNTINTMVDQLNSFGSEVTRVAREVGSEGRLGGQANVPGVGGTWKDLTDSVNIMAGNLTDQVRNIAEVTTAVANGDLSRKIEVDVKGEILELKNTINTMVEQLRGFASEVTRVAREVGTEGKLGGQAHVPGVAGTWKDLTDSVNQMAGNLTDQVRNIADVAIAVANGDMSRKITVDVRGEILQLKETLNTMVDQLRAFASEVTRVAREVGTDGKLGGQAFVPGVAGTWKDLTDSVNQMTGNLTSQVRNIAEVTKAVASGDLSKKVTIDVKGEIFDLKNTINTMVDQLNSFAFEVTRVAREVGTEGKLGGQAEVKGVAGTWKDLTDSVNMMASNLTSQVRGIAKVVTSVATGNLKQKLSISSRGEVAQLTDTINEMIDTLAVFADQVTTVAREVGVDGKLGGQANVPGASGIWKNLTENVNQLAANLTTQVRAISEVASAVTKGDLTRTIRVAAKGEVEELKDTINQMIANLKETTLRNQEQDWLKSNLAKFTQMLQGQKDLNTVTRRILSELARVVNAQRGMFYILEQDETPHLRLFATYAHQQELSLDRQFGLGEGLVGQVAMEKQRILLTNVPKDYIRIGSGLGESTPINLIVLPVLFEKEIKAVIELASFEPFNETHLDFLGQLTESIGIVLNTIETNSRTEHLLEQSTSLADELRRANEELQDKAHLLVKQKEEVENKNKEVEEARRSLEEKAEQLTLTSKYKSEFLANMSHELRTPLNSLLILAQQLFENADGNLTEKQVRYAKTIHSCGDDLIQLINDILDLSKIESGYISADFSPVALGEITSFVETTFKHISESKNLRFVIDMDRELPGNIRTDIQRLNQILKNLLSNAFKFTEKGEVRLRIFEARKGDWKSSLQALDLAPRVVGFEIRDTGIGIQKEKQNIIFEAFQQAEGSTSRKYGGTGLGLSISRGLADLLGGVIDLDSEVGRGSTFTLYLPADYNPALFKKEKQTSLVISEYALDQDKVVQTVKLPERDLEAVSEIINDTGDDRNSISFGEKVVLIVEDDLRFARIMMDKVHEKDLKGVVATHYGEVFDLANKFMPVAVTLDVKLPDASGWRILDLFKNDLNFRHIPIHLISGEENRALAMNRGARSFHLKPLDADALGQLMDDIAGFDPNRTRELLIIEDNELDSSQIAKMLDLGDQVHLTLAATGQEALEHIRFHPYDGISVDYGVPDMNGLDLVTEIHALRGAKIMPLTIYSARDFTPREKSLLKKYANNVLLKNVQSLELLLEEVVTQLHINHKGLPPEKKRIIENLRLKEEILSGKKVLVVDDDVRNLFALTTAFEKYNINTITAESGQDAIQILEEEPGIDMVLMDIMMPEMDGYETTQKIRREHKNAHLPIIAVTAKAMKGDREKCLEAGASDYITKPVKIDQLLSLMRIWLYK, encoded by the coding sequence ATGAGCCTGACCAACGCACCCACCTACGTCGACCAACCCCAAGACCTGGACAAAGAACTCCTCCGCGTACTCCTGGAAGTCCGCAACGGCAACTTCCAGGCCCGTATGCCCATCGACGAGGTGGGTACCCGGGGCAAGATTTACGACGCGCTCAACGACATCATCGAGATGAACGAGCGGATGACCGAGGAGTTCATGAAAGCGAGCAATACCATCGGTAAGGAAGGGAAGCTCACCCACCGCATCGATGTCCCGTATTCCAAAGGTTCCTGGCGGCAGGGCGTGGACTCGCTTAATACGCTGATTTCGGACCTGGTCCATCCCACGATCGAAATTGCGGGCGTCATCAGCTCCGTGGCAAAAGGCGACCTTGGTCAGCAAATGCCCCTGGAAATCGGGGACCACGTCCTGCAAGGGGAGTTTTCCCGGATCGCCCGGGAGGTGAACGACATGGTGAAACAGCTCAACCTGTTTAGCCGGGAGGTGACGCGCGTGGCCAGGGAAGTGGGCTCGGAGGGCAAGCTCGGGGGCCAGGCGACGGTGGACGGCGTGGGCGGTGTTTGGAAGGACCTGACCGATTCCGTCAACCTGATGGCGGGGAACCTGACGGCCCAGGTGCGCAACATCGCCGAGGTCACGACCGCGGTCGCCAAAGGCGACCTTTCCAAAAAGATCACCGTGGACGTAAAGGGGGAAATCCTGGAGCTGAAAAACACCATCAACACGATGGTGGACCAGCTCAATTCCTTCTCCTCGGAAGTGACACGGGTGGCCCGCGAAGTAGGGTCGGAAGGACGGCTGGGCGGCCAGGCCAACGTACCCGGGGTGGGCGGGACCTGGAAGGACCTTACGGACTCCGTCAACATCATGGCGGGGAACCTGACGGCCCAGGTACGCAACATCGCCGAAGTCACCACCGCGGTGGCCCGGGGCGACCTTTCCCGCAAGATCACCGTGGACGTGAAGGGGGAAATTCTCGAACTCAAGGATACCATCAACACGATGGTGGATCAGCTCAATTCTTTTTCCTCGGAAGTCACCCGCGTGGCCACGGAAGTGGGCTCGGAAGGGAAACTGGGCGGACAGGCCAAGGTCACCGGCGTGGGCGGTGTATGGAAAGACCTGACCGAAAGCGTGAACCAGATGGCGTCCAACCTGACCGCCCAGGTACGCAACATCGCCGAAGTCACTACCGCCGTGGCCCGGGGCGACCTTTCCCGCAAGATCACGGTCAACGTGGAAGGCGAAATCCTGGAACTGAAAAATACCATCAATACCATGGTGGACCAGCTCAACTCCTTTGCCTCCGAGGTTACGCGCGTGGCCCTCGAAGTAGGGACGGACGGGAAGCTGGGCGGCCAGGCCAAGGTGCGTGGCGTGGGCGGGACCTGGAAGGACCTGACCGAAAGCGTGAACCAGATGGCGTCCAACCTGACAGCCCAGGTGCGCAACATCGCCGAAGTGACCACCGCCGTGGCAAAAGGAGACCTGTCGCGTAAGATCACCGTGGACGTCAAAGGGGAAATCCTGGAACTGAAGAATACCATCAATACGATGGTGGACCAGCTCAATTCCTTTGGCTCGGAAGTCACGCGCGTGGCGAGGGAAGTAGGGTCGGAAGGACGGCTGGGTGGCCAGGCCAACGTACCCGGCGTCGGCGGTACCTGGAAGGACCTCACCGACTCGGTCAACATCATGGCGGGGAACCTCACCGACCAGGTGCGCAACATCGCCGAAGTCACGACGGCGGTGGCCAATGGCGACCTTTCCCGTAAGATCGAGGTGGACGTCAAGGGGGAAATCCTGGAGCTGAAAAACACCATCAACACCATGGTGGAACAGCTCCGCGGGTTTGCCTCGGAAGTCACCCGTGTCGCCCGCGAAGTAGGGACCGAAGGAAAGCTCGGGGGCCAGGCGCACGTACCCGGGGTGGCCGGGACCTGGAAGGACCTCACCGACTCGGTCAACCAGATGGCGGGGAACCTGACCGACCAGGTGCGCAACATCGCCGATGTCGCCATCGCCGTGGCCAATGGGGATATGTCCCGGAAGATCACGGTGGACGTCCGCGGGGAAATCCTGCAGTTGAAAGAAACGCTCAATACGATGGTGGACCAGCTCAGGGCCTTTGCCTCCGAGGTGACCCGCGTCGCCCGCGAAGTGGGAACGGACGGGAAGCTGGGCGGACAGGCCTTTGTGCCGGGTGTCGCCGGTACCTGGAAGGACCTGACCGACTCGGTCAACCAGATGACGGGGAACCTGACCAGCCAGGTGCGCAACATCGCCGAAGTGACCAAGGCGGTGGCCTCGGGTGACCTTTCCAAAAAGGTCACCATCGACGTCAAGGGGGAAATCTTCGACCTGAAGAATACGATCAATACGATGGTGGACCAGCTCAACTCCTTTGCCTTCGAGGTCACGCGCGTAGCCCGTGAGGTGGGTACCGAGGGCAAGCTGGGCGGCCAGGCCGAGGTCAAGGGCGTGGCCGGTACCTGGAAAGACCTGACCGACTCGGTCAACATGATGGCCTCCAACCTCACCAGCCAGGTGCGCGGGATCGCCAAGGTCGTGACCTCCGTGGCCACGGGGAACCTGAAACAAAAGCTGTCCATCAGCTCCCGCGGAGAGGTGGCCCAGCTCACCGATACCATCAACGAGATGATCGACACCCTGGCGGTGTTTGCCGACCAGGTGACGACCGTGGCCCGGGAAGTAGGTGTGGACGGAAAACTCGGCGGCCAGGCCAACGTACCCGGGGCTTCCGGTATCTGGAAGAACCTCACGGAAAACGTCAACCAGCTCGCGGCCAACCTTACCACCCAGGTGCGTGCGATTTCGGAAGTGGCCTCCGCGGTGACCAAAGGGGACCTTACCCGCACGATCCGCGTGGCGGCCAAAGGGGAGGTGGAAGAACTCAAGGACACGATCAACCAGATGATCGCCAACCTGAAGGAAACCACCTTGCGGAACCAGGAGCAGGACTGGCTGAAGTCCAACCTGGCGAAGTTCACCCAGATGCTCCAGGGGCAGAAGGACCTCAACACCGTGACCCGGCGCATCCTGTCCGAACTGGCGCGCGTGGTCAACGCCCAGCGGGGCATGTTCTATATCCTCGAACAGGACGAGACCCCGCACCTGCGGCTGTTCGCAACGTATGCGCACCAGCAGGAGCTCAGCCTCGACCGGCAGTTTGGGTTGGGCGAAGGACTGGTCGGCCAGGTGGCCATGGAAAAACAACGCATCCTGCTGACCAACGTCCCCAAGGACTATATCCGCATCGGGTCCGGTCTGGGCGAATCCACCCCGATCAACCTGATCGTATTGCCCGTGCTCTTCGAAAAGGAAATCAAGGCGGTCATCGAGCTGGCCTCCTTCGAGCCGTTTAACGAAACCCACCTCGACTTCCTCGGACAACTGACGGAGTCCATCGGGATCGTGCTCAATACCATCGAGACCAACTCGCGGACGGAACACCTGCTGGAACAATCCACGTCGCTGGCCGACGAACTGAGACGCGCCAACGAAGAGCTCCAGGACAAGGCCCACCTCCTGGTCAAGCAAAAGGAGGAAGTAGAAAACAAAAACAAGGAAGTCGAAGAGGCCCGCCGCTCCCTCGAAGAAAAAGCGGAACAGCTGACCCTGACCTCCAAATACAAATCCGAGTTCCTGGCGAACATGTCCCACGAGCTGCGGACCCCGCTCAACTCCCTGCTCATCCTGGCCCAGCAGCTTTTTGAAAATGCGGACGGCAACCTGACCGAGAAACAGGTCCGGTACGCCAAGACCATCCATAGTTGCGGGGACGACCTGATCCAGCTCATCAACGACATCCTCGACCTTTCCAAGATCGAATCCGGGTATATCTCCGCCGACTTTAGCCCGGTGGCGCTTGGCGAGATCACATCCTTTGTCGAAACGACCTTCAAACACATATCGGAAAGCAAAAACCTCCGGTTTGTCATCGACATGGACCGGGAACTGCCGGGGAACATACGGACGGACATCCAGCGCCTCAACCAGATCCTCAAAAACCTGCTCTCCAACGCGTTTAAGTTTACGGAAAAGGGGGAAGTGCGCCTGCGCATCTTCGAGGCCCGGAAGGGGGACTGGAAGTCGAGCCTGCAAGCCCTCGACCTGGCGCCCCGGGTCGTCGGCTTTGAGATCCGGGACACGGGGATCGGCATCCAGAAGGAGAAACAAAACATCATCTTCGAAGCCTTCCAGCAGGCCGAAGGGTCCACCAGCCGCAAATACGGCGGGACCGGTCTGGGGCTGTCCATCAGCCGCGGCCTGGCCGACCTTTTAGGCGGTGTCATCGACCTGGACAGCGAGGTAGGGCGGGGGAGTACCTTTACCCTTTACCTGCCCGCCGACTACAATCCCGCCCTTTTCAAAAAGGAAAAACAAACCAGCCTGGTCATCAGCGAGTATGCCCTTGACCAGGATAAGGTGGTACAAACGGTCAAACTCCCCGAGCGGGACCTGGAAGCCGTCAGCGAAATCATCAACGATACGGGCGACGACCGCAACAGTATTTCTTTTGGGGAAAAAGTAGTGTTGATCGTCGAAGACGACCTCCGTTTTGCCCGCATCATGATGGACAAGGTGCACGAAAAAGACCTGAAGGGCGTCGTCGCGACGCATTACGGGGAGGTCTTCGACCTGGCCAACAAGTTTATGCCGGTGGCGGTCACCCTTGACGTCAAGCTGCCCGACGCCAGCGGCTGGCGCATCCTCGACCTGTTTAAAAACGACCTGAACTTCCGCCACATCCCCATCCACCTGATCAGCGGGGAAGAAAACCGGGCCCTGGCCATGAACCGGGGTGCGCGCAGCTTCCACCTCAAACCCCTGGACGCGGACGCCCTTGGCCAGTTGATGGACGACATTGCCGGTTTCGACCCCAACCGTACCAGGGAGCTGCTCATCATCGAGGACAACGAGCTGGATTCTTCCCAGATCGCCAAAATGCTCGACTTAGGCGACCAGGTGCACCTTACGCTGGCAGCCACCGGACAGGAGGCCCTGGAGCATATCCGGTTCCATCCTTACGACGGGATCAGCGTGGACTATGGTGTCCCCGACATGAACGGTCTCGACCTGGTCACGGAAATACACGCGCTCCGCGGGGCCAAGATCATGCCGCTGACGATCTATTCCGCCCGGGACTTTACCCCCCGGGAAAAAAGCCTTTTGAAAAAATACGCCAACAACGTCCTGCTCAAAAACGTCCAGTCCCTGGAGCTCCTCCTGGAGGAGGTCGTTACCCAGCTCCACATCAACCACAAGGGCCTCCCCCCTGAAAAGAAACGGATCATCGAGAACCTGCGGCTAAAGGAGGAAATCCTCTCGGGTAAAAAAGTGCTGGTCGTGGACGATGACGTCCGGAACCTGTTTGCCCTGACCACGGCCTTTGAAAAATACAACATCAACACAATCACCGCTGAAAGCGGCCAGGACGCCATCCAGATCCTGGAGGAAGAACCCGGCATCGACATGGTCCTGATGGACATTATGATGCCGGAAATGGATGGATACGAGACGACCCAGAAAATCCGCCGGGAGCACAAAAACGCCCACTTACCCATCATTGCCGTCACCGCCAAGGCCATGAAAGGGGACCGGGAAAAATGTTTGGAAGCCGGCGCCTCCGATTATATTACCAAGCCCGTAAAAATAGACCAACTGTTATCTTTGATGCGGATATGGCTGTACAAGTAA
- a CDS encoding T9SS type A sorting domain-containing protein has translation MKRRLTLFAILPFIAHAQNPGGITGSTLWLRADYNSTSSTTDGSSIWFWIDQSATATFAWQPFGTQPTYQDDATYDVNFNPVVYFTGGASLGMFSTTGLPNGKNARTIIAVASPATVTGNQYVMSWGKNTGTSGYSLGATGTQGTLSYYSSSLNTANGFWQTGQPQMLTSTWAGNGGNMNLYGVGNLVTGPTAENFNTNLGSGTVGASAWGTNSWNGSIAEVIVYPSVLSPANLEQVGSYLALKYGFTLGGSAPQNYLSSTGTTVWNAATLATWSNNIAGLALDNNSGLNQLQSRSSNTGFQTTIALTNIAATNSANTGTISNDRSFMIWGDDAKATSYTRTIISGGVTYYAMPRTWTMQKTNWTDQNIAITQDSGSKSTVLLVATDAAFTNVTQHISLTGGATTLSSAKIPSGSFFTFASIIPLPVDLVSFTGTATKTGNVLNWSTTWETNNAYFAVERSTDGRDFGEIGEVQGHGTTSQLQEYAFTDPTPVPATTNYYRLRQVDNNGWTTYSPVVSLRSDGGPLSYKVYPNPAVSTLHVALPTRLDRLGIFIYSVGGKLLQSKTVAGPGEGVDVDVSRLPAGLYYLSLDPGGTLSFIKE, from the coding sequence GTGAAACGTCGACTAACCCTTTTTGCAATTCTCCCCTTTATTGCGCATGCCCAGAATCCAGGAGGCATTACCGGTAGCACGCTTTGGCTAAGAGCCGACTATAATTCCACGTCTTCCACCACGGATGGCAGTTCGATCTGGTTTTGGATCGATCAGTCTGCCACAGCCACTTTTGCCTGGCAGCCGTTTGGTACCCAACCGACCTACCAGGACGATGCCACCTACGACGTCAACTTCAACCCGGTGGTCTATTTCACCGGGGGTGCCAGCTTAGGTATGTTTAGCACCACCGGTTTGCCCAACGGCAAGAATGCCCGCACCATCATCGCGGTGGCCAGCCCGGCGACCGTCACCGGAAACCAATACGTGATGTCCTGGGGCAAAAACACCGGCACCAGCGGTTATTCGCTGGGCGCCACAGGCACTCAGGGCACATTGTCGTATTACAGTTCCAGCCTCAATACCGCGAACGGTTTCTGGCAAACCGGGCAACCCCAGATGCTGACCTCTACCTGGGCGGGGAACGGGGGCAATATGAACTTATACGGAGTGGGCAACCTGGTGACGGGTCCCACCGCCGAAAACTTCAACACCAACCTGGGGAGCGGCACGGTGGGCGCCTCGGCCTGGGGCACCAACAGTTGGAACGGGTCGATCGCCGAGGTCATCGTTTATCCCAGCGTCCTGAGCCCGGCGAACCTGGAACAGGTCGGCTCTTACCTGGCGCTGAAATACGGCTTTACGCTGGGCGGATCCGCGCCCCAGAATTACCTGTCCAGCACAGGTACCACGGTCTGGAACGCCGCGACCCTCGCCACCTGGTCCAACAACATCGCGGGGCTGGCCCTGGATAACAACAGCGGGCTCAATCAGCTTCAGTCGAGGAGCAGCAATACCGGTTTCCAAACTACGATCGCCCTGACAAACATCGCCGCGACCAATTCTGCGAACACCGGAACGATCAGCAACGACCGGAGCTTTATGATCTGGGGGGACGACGCCAAGGCCACATCCTATACCCGGACGATCATCTCGGGGGGCGTGACCTATTATGCGATGCCCCGCACCTGGACGATGCAAAAGACCAACTGGACGGACCAGAACATCGCGATCACCCAGGACAGCGGGAGCAAAAGCACGGTGCTGCTGGTGGCCACCGATGCGGCTTTCACCAACGTCACCCAGCACATCAGCCTGACGGGGGGCGCGACCACCCTTAGTTCGGCCAAGATCCCTTCGGGGTCGTTTTTTACTTTTGCGTCGATCATTCCGCTGCCGGTGGACCTGGTCTCGTTTACCGGAACCGCTACCAAAACGGGGAACGTGCTGAACTGGTCGACCACCTGGGAGACCAACAACGCCTATTTCGCCGTCGAACGCTCCACCGACGGGCGTGACTTCGGCGAGATCGGAGAGGTACAGGGCCACGGGACGACCTCACAATTGCAGGAATACGCGTTTACCGATCCGACGCCCGTACCTGCCACCACCAACTATTACCGGCTGCGACAGGTGGACAACAACGGCTGGACCACCTACTCTCCGGTCGTCAGCCTGCGATCGGATGGGGGCCCGTTGTCTTATAAAGTCTATCCCAACCCGGCGGTCAGTACCCTGCATGTTGCTTTGCCCACGCGCCTGGACAGGTTGGGGATTTTTATCTACAGTGTTGGGGGGAAACTGCTACAATCGAAAACGGTGGCCGGGCCCGGGGAGGGGGTAGACGTGGACGTTAGCCGGTTGCCGGCGGGCCTATACTACCTATCGCTTGATCCAGGGGGGACCTTGAGTTTCATCAAAGAGTAA